Proteins encoded within one genomic window of Ranitomeya variabilis isolate aRanVar5 chromosome 4, aRanVar5.hap1, whole genome shotgun sequence:
- the TIRAP gene encoding toll/interleukin-1 receptor domain-containing adapter protein: MGSRESKLKSSPRIPTSLDHGSRIRTVTSAHSMPMQPVQSTNPAPIPVWPDGSVRWQSQYDVYICHSEADVSYAMEMLSYLEQQPEKVRCFLPMRDMQAGGPIPSEMCSGLESSHCWVMLLTPQFLSDNWCKYQMHQFLAQAPCSNGRLIPVIIGLSFAQYPSVVKHMYAIKGTFNDPSVFSKVKDAIVTYLKEMINVTSDQIPAYSPRSRTPEGSPSTSNLVGNSLLESRANQEPTSARTISCPVTQEPTSDKTIRSPQTQEPTSDRTIRSPVTQEPTSDRTIRSPQTQEPTSDRMIRCPVTQEPTSDRTIKSPVTQEPTSDRTIRSPVTQEPTINRMIRCPVTQEPTSDRTIRSPVTQEPTSDMSVNGSVMTQEVISDASMSGSMTGQETTSDTSMSGSMTGQETTSDASMSGSMTGQETISDVSLMDSMMGQEPPLQDPHSDISISLASGAVLADSEFSRTATKDLSLRETRQDTSDSGVWSMSRDLVTDSSDYDTS; this comes from the exons ATGGGTTCAAGGGAGAGTAAACTTAAGTCGTCCCCCAGGATTCCTACTAGTCTGGACCATGGGAGCAGAATCAGAACCGTGACCAGTGCCCATAGTATGCCAATGCAACCAGTACAATCCACGAATCCTGCGCCCATCCCAGTGTGGCCGGACGGCAGCGTGCGCTGGCAGAGTCAGTACGATGTGTACATCTGCCACAGCGAGGCCGACGTCTCTTATGCGATGGAGATGCTGTCATACCTGGAGCAGCAGCCAGAGAAGGTGCGCTGCTTCCTGCCTATGAGGGACATGCAGGCGGGGGGTCCTATACCCTCGGAGATGTGCAGCGGCTTAGAAAGCAGCCACTGCTGGGTGATGCTGCTGACCCCACAGTTCCTCTCAGATAACTGGTGTAAATACCAGATGCACCAGTTCCTGGCACAAGCGCCATGCTCCAATGGGCGATTAATCCCAGTTATCATTGGACTGTCATTTGCACAGTATCCATCAGTGGTGAAGCATATGTATGCCATCAAGGGTACGTTCAATGACCCCAGCGTGTTCTCAAAAGTCAAAGATGCCATAGTAACAT atcTAAAAGAGATGATAAATGTGACCAGCGACCAGATACCTGCATATTCACCAAGAAGCCGGACCCCCGAGGGCAGCCCGAGCACCAGTAATCTTGTGGGAAACAGCTTGTTGGAAAGCCGAGCAAATCAGGAGCCCACCAGTGCCAGGACGATCAGCTGTCCAGTGACCCAGGAGCCCACCAGTGACAAGACGATCAGGAGCCCACAGACCCAGGAGCCCACCAGTGACAGGACGATTAGGAGCCCAGTGACCCAGGAGCCCACCAGTGACAGGACTATCAGGAGCCCACAGACCCAGGAGCCCACCAGTGACAGGATGATCAGGTGTCCAGTGACCCAGGAGCCCACCAGTGACAGGACGATCAAGAGTCCAGTGACCCAGGAACCCACCAGTGACAGGACTATCAGGAGCCCAGTGACCCAGGAGCCCACCATTAACAGGATGATCAGGTGTCCAGTGACCCAGGAGCCCACCAGTGACCGGACGATCAGGAGTCCAGTGACCCAGGAGCCCACCAGTGACATGTCTGTGAATGGCTCCGTGATGACACAGGAGGTCATCAGTGACGCGTCCATGAGTGGCTCCATGACTGGACAGGAGACCACCAGTGACACGTCCATGAGTGGCTCCATGACCGGACAGGAGACCACCAGTGACGCGTCCATGAGTGGCTCCATGACCGGACAGGAGACCATCAGTGATGTGTCCTTGATGGACTCTATGATGGGACAGGAGCCCCCCTTGCAGGACCCTCACAGTGACATTTCCATATCGCTGGCCAGCGGGGCCGTTCTTGCGGATAGTGAATTCTCCAGGACAGCAACAAAAGACTTGTCCCTACGGGAGACACGACAAGACACCAGTGATTCGGGTGTGTGGTCCATGTCTAGGGACCTTGTCACAGACAGCAGCGactatgacaccagctga
- the DCPS gene encoding m7GpppX diphosphatase: protein MLLYTRGPHRFPSYQEEPLPSSSPAVTSLHTQQVALSHVSSLSVQHHGPLNWLLLRMLHTIMSQPGDKRKREDEVENGGAGESLVSAGAEHPLSGFKLRSVLRESARDKTIFLHGQVSDEDAVVILERAPFQADTVCRLLADDPALRLQLKNDIYGVYHLSPPPQLNEVKATIIRPATEKHIKKYLRQELQLISETGEDYRSITLPFIQSQSFSIQWVYNILEKKAEADRIVHENPDPALGFILLPDFKWNQKQVDDLYLIAICHPRGIKSLRDLNGDHLPLLKNILQEGQAAILARYGIQGHQLRIYLHYQPSYYHLHVHFVALGHEAPGITVERAHLLIDVIQNLELDAQYYCTRTLTYALRADEPLLQRFRDAGRG, encoded by the exons ATGCTCCTCTACACCCGGGGCCCGCACAGATTTCCTTCCTACCAGGAGGAGCCGCTTCCATCCTCATCCCCTGCAGTCACTTCCCTGCACACACAGCAGGTGGCGCTGTCACATGTCTCATCGCTGTCAGTACAACACCATGGCCCTTTGAACTGGCTCTTACTGCGCATGCTCCACACCATAATGTCTCAACCCGGAGACAAGAGGAAGCGGGAAGATGAAGTGGAGAATGGCGGAGCCGGGGAGTCTTTGGTCTCCGCCGGAGCAGAACATCCGCTCTCAGGGTTCAAACTTCGGAGCGTCCTAAGAGAGTCGGCCAGGGACAAGACCATCTTCCTGCACGGACAG GTGAGTGATGAAGACGCCGTGGTCATCCTGGAGCGCGCACCCTTCCAGGCGGACACCGTCTGTCGCCTCCTCGCTGACGACCCCGCGCTGAGGCTGCAGCTGAAGAACGACATCTATGGCGTCTACCATCTGAGCCCGCCGCCCCAGCTGAACG AAGTGAAAGCCACCATCATCCGTCCAGCGACTGAGAAACACATTAAGAAGTATCTGCGGCAGGAGCTTCAGCTCATCTCGGAGACGGGCGAGGATTACAGGAGCATCACCCTCCCCTTCATCCAGTCCCAGAGCTTCAGCATCCAG TGGGTCTATAACATCCTGGAGAAGAAAGCGGAGGCGGATCGGATCGTCCACGAGAACCCGGATCCCGCGCTCGGCTTCATCCTGTTACCTGACTTCAAGTGGAATCAGAAGCAG GTGGATGATCTGTACCTCATCGCCATCTGTCATCCGCGCGGCATCAAGTCTTTGCGAGACCTGAATGGGGATCATCTGCCGCTGCTGAAGAACATCCTCCAGGAGGGGCAG GCGGCCATCTTGGCTCGGTACGGCATCCAGGGTCACCAGCTGCGGATCTATCTGCATTACCAGCCTTCCTATTACCATCTGCACGTACACTTTGTGGCGCTGGGCCACGAGGCGCCGGGGATCACGGTGGAGCGCGCTCATCTGCTGATTGACGTCATCCAGAACCTGGAGCTGGACGCGCAGTACTACTGCACCCGCACCCTGACCTACGCCCTGCGGGCGGACGAGCCGCTGCTGCAGAGGTTCAGAGACGCCGGGAGGGGCTGA